Proteins encoded by one window of Lactobacillus sp. ESL0684:
- a CDS encoding TetR/AcrR family transcriptional regulator — MNNQTKINTTKKAIIDAFVLLTKQEKPCTVNDIAQAAHINRSTFYRYFENKTALIEDCENTIISKIAGIYHHVFTQENTDSNRQLAQNYLEEVLNIVEQNLDLLYVLFKKVDNSHFYVKFKELLAVANHHFLKHLLDPNGPLSQKEFELLINYRSSAILGSIEFWSYHPQEYSRQDIVNFIKVVSHRDLQNYQ, encoded by the coding sequence ATGAATAATCAAACTAAAATCAATACGACCAAAAAAGCAATTATTGATGCCTTTGTTTTGCTTACTAAACAGGAAAAGCCTTGCACAGTTAACGATATTGCTCAAGCTGCCCATATTAATCGCAGTACGTTTTATCGTTATTTTGAAAATAAAACAGCACTGATTGAAGATTGTGAAAACACCATTATTAGCAAAATTGCAGGTATTTATCATCATGTTTTCACCCAAGAAAATACAGACAGCAATCGTCAATTAGCCCAAAATTATCTAGAAGAAGTCTTAAATATTGTCGAACAAAATCTTGATTTACTATACGTTTTATTCAAAAAAGTCGATAATTCACATTTTTATGTCAAGTTTAAAGAATTGCTAGCAGTAGCTAATCATCATTTCTTAAAGCACCTGCTAGATCCTAATGGACCACTTTCTCAAAAAGAATTCGAGCTATTAATTAACTATCGGAGTTCTGCAATCTTAGGCAGTATCGAATTCTGGAGTTATCATCCACAAGAGTACTCTCGCCAGGATATTGTTAATTTCATCAAAGTAGTTTCACATCGTGATTTACAGAATTATCAATAA
- a CDS encoding oligopeptide ABC transporter substrate-binding protein, whose product MKSSIKKSIMSTTLLASAALTLAACGKPASKKVEEKFPDKTPVKAIKHGGTLKVAEETDTPFTGIFANELSNTAIDQNIASPGNENLFDTDDNYKITDKGPATQRIDKKNNTITITVKKGVKWSDGKQVVAKDLEYPYEILANKQTKSQNYSNLFENIEGMKAYHEGQAKTISGIEMPDGENGRKLVLHVKELKPGMEYSGNNYIWEKAEPYHYLKDVPFAKLESSDKIRKNPMYFGAFKMKKLVRGESITWVPNKYYWRGKPKLDKIVVSVLATNSASQAIKSKSFDVTQVINSQWEQVKKTKGVNFVAQIPLYYNFIGFKVGKWDAKKDRNVMDPNAKMNNKALRQAIGYAMNVDKVYDRYTHGLSFRVPTLIPKEYGDYFNKDAKHYSYNLKKANDLLDKAGYKKKGKWRVQPNGKPLTIRYMARVTDDSAQSTIQQNYLQQWHKIGLNVKLIGNRLTEFNTYVNNLEGDSHDFDMCQIGWHLDSEPSPSSLYSEDSPKNYTRFVTKKNNQLLKQMDSKKAFDHKYRVDKFHEWQEYMNEEAYAIPESGSYTVYAVNNKVSGYTLKPSETNNGRQLWYKVGFVK is encoded by the coding sequence ATGAAATCTAGTATCAAAAAAAGTATTATGTCCACCACTTTATTAGCTTCGGCTGCTCTGACTTTAGCTGCTTGTGGAAAACCTGCTAGCAAAAAAGTCGAAGAAAAGTTTCCAGATAAGACTCCAGTAAAAGCCATTAAGCATGGTGGTACACTCAAGGTCGCTGAAGAAACGGATACGCCGTTTACCGGGATTTTTGCTAATGAATTATCCAATACGGCTATTGACCAAAACATTGCTAGTCCTGGTAACGAAAACCTGTTTGATACCGATGACAATTATAAGATTACTGATAAGGGTCCAGCTACCCAAAGGATTGATAAGAAAAATAACACGATTACGATTACTGTTAAAAAGGGTGTTAAGTGGTCAGATGGTAAGCAAGTTGTTGCTAAGGATTTAGAATATCCATACGAAATTCTGGCAAATAAACAAACCAAATCTCAAAATTATTCTAATCTATTTGAAAATATTGAGGGGATGAAAGCATATCACGAAGGCCAAGCTAAGACGATTTCTGGGATCGAAATGCCAGACGGCGAGAATGGCCGCAAGTTAGTGCTACATGTTAAGGAATTAAAGCCGGGGATGGAATATTCTGGTAATAATTATATCTGGGAAAAGGCAGAGCCATATCATTACCTTAAAGATGTCCCGTTTGCTAAGCTGGAATCATCAGACAAGATTAGAAAGAATCCAATGTATTTTGGTGCTTTTAAGATGAAGAAACTGGTACGCGGTGAATCAATTACTTGGGTACCTAACAAGTACTATTGGCGTGGTAAGCCAAAGTTAGATAAGATTGTGGTTTCAGTGCTGGCAACCAATTCAGCCTCACAGGCAATTAAGAGCAAGAGTTTTGATGTTACTCAGGTAATTAATTCGCAATGGGAGCAGGTTAAAAAGACTAAAGGGGTAAACTTTGTAGCCCAAATTCCACTATATTACAATTTTATTGGGTTTAAGGTAGGCAAATGGGATGCTAAAAAGGATCGCAATGTCATGGATCCCAATGCTAAGATGAATAATAAAGCACTGCGACAGGCAATTGGCTATGCAATGAATGTTGATAAAGTTTACGATCGCTATACACATGGTTTAAGTTTTCGGGTACCGACTTTGATTCCTAAGGAATATGGTGATTACTTTAATAAGGATGCCAAGCATTATTCTTATAACTTAAAGAAGGCCAATGATTTATTAGATAAGGCAGGCTATAAGAAGAAGGGCAAGTGGCGGGTTCAGCCTAATGGTAAACCATTAACAATTCGTTATATGGCGCGGGTGACTGATGATAGTGCGCAAAGTACTATTCAGCAAAACTACCTGCAACAATGGCACAAGATTGGTCTAAATGTTAAGTTAATTGGCAATCGCCTGACTGAATTTAATACATACGTTAATAATCTTGAAGGAGATAGCCATGACTTTGATATGTGTCAGATTGGTTGGCATTTAGATAGCGAACCATCGCCAAGCAGTCTATATTCTGAAGATTCACCGAAGAATTATACGCGATTTGTAACCAAGAAAAACAACCAGCTGCTTAAGCAAATGGACTCCAAGAAGGCTTTTGACCATAAATATCGTGTTGACAAGTTCCATGAGTGGCAAGAATATATGAATGAAGAGGCTTACGCAATTCCAGAATCGGGTTCATACACGGTTTATGCGGTTAATAATAAGGTTTCGGGATATACGCTGAAGCCGTCCGAGACAAACAATGGTCGTCAATTATGGTATAAGGTTGGTTTTGTCAAATAA
- a CDS encoding aldo/keto reductase, which yields MLDRNGVNMSIPTITLRGGIELPAVGFGTYQLRAKSGATEIKNAINNGYRLIDTAYNYENEGTVGQAIKIANVSRDQLIISSKLPGRYHEYQAALDAIEESLYRADLDYFDLYLIHWPNPMKDHYVEAWQALLEAKKRGLIRAAGVSNFLPEHLDRLEEETGELPEVNQVEIHPLFSQAKQRQYDRDHEIVTEAWSPLGGAGKKLSQPIRDLPLIKQLAHKYHKDGGQIMLRWEYQLGVIPLPRAKSSNHQQANLDLFDFQLTAAEMDAITDLDQPDARVSGQDPRTHLEL from the coding sequence ATGTTGGATAGAAATGGAGTAAATATGTCAATTCCTACTATTACTTTACGAGGTGGTATTGAATTACCTGCTGTTGGCTTTGGTACTTATCAATTACGCGCTAAATCTGGCGCTACTGAAATCAAAAACGCTATTAATAACGGCTATCGCTTAATCGACACTGCTTATAATTATGAAAATGAGGGCACGGTTGGACAGGCAATTAAGATAGCCAATGTTAGCCGTGACCAGCTAATCATCTCGTCCAAATTACCCGGACGCTACCATGAATATCAAGCAGCTCTTGATGCTATTGAAGAATCTCTTTATCGTGCAGATCTAGATTATTTTGATCTGTACTTAATCCACTGGCCTAATCCAATGAAAGATCACTACGTCGAGGCTTGGCAAGCTTTGCTAGAAGCTAAGAAACGCGGATTAATTCGGGCAGCTGGCGTATCAAACTTTCTACCAGAACACCTTGATCGACTTGAAGAAGAAACGGGCGAATTACCAGAAGTAAACCAAGTGGAAATTCATCCACTGTTTAGCCAAGCCAAACAACGACAATACGATCGTGACCACGAAATTGTTACTGAAGCTTGGAGTCCGCTTGGTGGAGCTGGCAAAAAGTTAAGTCAGCCGATTCGTGATCTACCATTAATTAAGCAATTGGCTCACAAATATCATAAAGATGGTGGGCAAATTATGTTGCGTTGGGAATATCAGCTTGGAGTTATTCCTTTGCCACGTGCCAAGAGTAGCAACCATCAACAGGCTAACCTTGATCTATTTGACTTCCAATTGACAGCCGCCGAGATGGATGCAATTACTGATTTAGACCAGCCTGATGCTCGTGTTTCTGGGCAAGATCCTCGTACTCATTTAGAACTATAA
- a CDS encoding FAD-dependent oxidoreductase — MLAKNSEYDVVIVGGGLSGMSAAAQAADQGLKALVIEKGRSTGGSGNYVEGVFAVDSKMQREQGIEINQAELLHDEQEYSHYKANTKIWREYIKQSAANIDWLKAKGVQFDNVATLGSGIDTWHLFSGLGNKAIHAGLEPFAREHGVEIIKSATVTDLVIGKDKQVTGVKVQDFESNTVATIMAKAVIIATGGYLNNQKMLAKYFNENANRIVPVNSGKNTGDGLTMAWKAGAKQFGLGMAMMFGGQIKESAVPSYQYWKSDLGIASAEQAPLWVNEIGERFVKENVFDNWAHAGNAIIRQERVYAILDQGIIDKFTNGSLPRSLKPLSTKTKLANLPKMLTEAVDKKRSFITKADSVAELANQIDLPELATTVKAYNHACEQGQDLDFEKPVQYLTSVSQAPFYAIELGVGAYCTMGGLRVNERNEVLDANGRKLAGLYAVGNDAAAVLVGNTYGVNVPGSEAGYCVYSGRVAVQMAEKYLS; from the coding sequence ATGTTAGCTAAGAATAGTGAATATGATGTAGTAATTGTTGGTGGTGGTCTGTCAGGAATGTCTGCGGCGGCTCAAGCAGCTGATCAAGGTTTGAAAGCCTTAGTGATTGAAAAAGGGCGTTCGACTGGTGGTAGCGGCAACTATGTTGAAGGTGTCTTTGCAGTAGATTCAAAAATGCAACGAGAGCAAGGAATTGAGATCAACCAAGCCGAACTTTTACATGATGAACAAGAATATTCTCATTACAAGGCCAATACCAAAATTTGGCGCGAATATATTAAGCAGAGTGCCGCTAATATTGATTGGTTGAAGGCTAAAGGAGTCCAGTTTGACAATGTTGCAACGTTAGGTTCAGGAATTGATACTTGGCACTTATTTTCCGGTTTGGGTAATAAGGCCATACATGCAGGTTTAGAACCATTTGCACGTGAACATGGAGTTGAAATTATTAAATCAGCAACTGTCACTGATTTAGTAATTGGCAAAGATAAGCAAGTTACTGGAGTTAAGGTTCAGGATTTTGAAAGTAATACGGTGGCGACCATTATGGCTAAAGCTGTAATTATTGCTACGGGCGGTTATTTAAATAATCAAAAAATGCTTGCTAAGTACTTTAATGAAAATGCTAATCGCATCGTGCCAGTAAATTCTGGTAAAAATACAGGTGATGGTTTAACAATGGCCTGGAAAGCTGGAGCCAAACAGTTTGGTTTAGGCATGGCAATGATGTTTGGTGGGCAAATTAAAGAATCCGCTGTGCCATCTTATCAATATTGGAAGTCAGATTTAGGCATTGCTTCGGCTGAGCAGGCGCCACTCTGGGTTAATGAAATTGGTGAACGCTTTGTTAAAGAAAATGTCTTTGATAATTGGGCACATGCAGGCAATGCAATTATTCGCCAAGAACGAGTTTATGCAATTTTAGATCAGGGCATTATTGATAAGTTTACTAATGGCAGTTTACCACGCAGCTTAAAGCCATTATCGACAAAGACTAAATTGGCTAATTTGCCAAAAATGTTAACTGAAGCAGTCGATAAAAAGCGGTCATTTATTACTAAGGCTGATTCAGTTGCCGAATTAGCGAATCAGATAGACTTACCTGAATTGGCAACTACGGTTAAAGCTTATAACCATGCTTGTGAGCAGGGGCAAGACCTTGACTTTGAAAAGCCAGTCCAATATTTAACTTCTGTAAGTCAAGCACCGTTTTATGCAATTGAATTAGGTGTTGGTGCGTATTGCACAATGGGTGGTTTGCGAGTCAATGAACGAAATGAGGTGCTTGATGCTAACGGTCGTAAACTTGCTGGTTTATATGCCGTGGGTAATGATGCAGCGGCAGTGTTAGTTGGCAATACTTATGGTGTTAATGTGCCAGGATCAGAAGCAGGTTATTGCGTCTATTCTGGTCGAGTAGCAGTGCAAATGGCAGAAAAATATCTGTCATAA
- a CDS encoding putative holin-like toxin — MSVADAIQLMLSFGTFIVALIALIVELIKNQSKK, encoded by the coding sequence GTGTCTGTTGCAGACGCTATTCAATTGATGCTTTCTTTTGGCACTTTTATTGTTGCCTTGATCGCATTAATTGTTGAACTGATTAAAAATCAGTCAAAAAAATAA
- a CDS encoding BspA family leucine-rich repeat surface protein, with protein sequence MLSKKQRERMNSLQIRAEKQRFSIRKLSIGTASVLLGLTFLGVNSQTASAATNDDVQAADDTSQTAGLNTYSGLKKFLMSDSETSTPAETTQVTAAADDDTATKPQAPENSEETSESITNASEDTTPTSTDVTTSTTDDEQPTEPVQLENLGKNGDCDILWDPSSKTLHVKAGADGNQLANSLVTGLDSNLYNNITHIMIDDPIVLPENSNGMFSAPIYGLSQLEDISGLNQVDTSQVTSMYGMFYIDSKLTNLDLSSFDTSRVTNMLAMFSSTNSLTNVDLSSFNTSQVTDMSLMFYDATNLTSLDLSNFDTSRVTNMTRMFGADSNLTNLDLSNFNTSQVTDMSYMFEGDSFITLDLRNFDTSQATDMSGMFRDMHSLTNLDLSNFDTSKVQHFSYMFSGLGSKYKFVFTLPAQHFDKNAYFDYNGINIQAVDAAHGGTVDHPVGKKYTLEELQGLYASANPPAETYVMVGAHDNERYLASAKPGKLVATTGQDLAATSDQYLQFTDQADGSIKTVSDLKQAYDLINNDHNVVTDVTWSGNGIDKTGHLTATTGTANATATVTFGDGTTTQIPVSLTIANPSANYQVTAATDGVLQLHAADVGDVTIAKQPEFYDPDVINQLVSVTTDDTSVNASAVIDHLEWVNNGEPSTDYLSVSNSNFDLYDQGTVRAVFKNGKKSQAFKIKVNVVGATLKDDVNVVFNSSLTPISATDHVANGADYLDLSQIDQYPVEYYTWSDESDQDTAVEVNYGKTGATKTVYLMVHYQDGTEQAVPVTVTIKSQATINQYTQTAPLTAHVINVNNGATASLPQVTDQTQWGNFLAGDLSAIASLTWADPAAFNQALASRGQQQAELVIKFKDESTQTMTVNLQVTALNAQVDQQKTFDLSQTTIDHTQNDPTAAAYLDLSESDKQAITGYTWSGDAQGTSDLELTGAGSQLAYLIVHYQDGTAQAVAMPVLVKPQSLQWQFQQTQTINVPLNSTTEPAAFADPSSFLANTETIAKINWATAPDTSVPGDTTAAVQLTFKDGSTLIHLIRINVA encoded by the coding sequence ATGTTGAGTAAAAAGCAAAGAGAGCGAATGAACTCTCTTCAGATACGGGCTGAAAAGCAACGCTTTTCAATTCGAAAGCTATCAATTGGAACAGCTTCAGTACTATTAGGCTTAACCTTCTTGGGTGTTAATAGCCAGACTGCTAGCGCTGCTACCAATGATGACGTACAAGCAGCAGATGATACTAGTCAGACTGCAGGCCTCAATACCTATTCTGGATTGAAAAAGTTTTTGATGTCTGATTCAGAGACTAGTACTCCAGCTGAAACAACTCAGGTGACTGCTGCTGCAGATGATGACACAGCAACTAAACCGCAAGCTCCAGAAAATTCTGAAGAAACGTCAGAATCGATAACTAATGCTTCTGAAGATACTACACCTACTAGCACTGATGTAACAACGTCAACGACCGATGATGAGCAACCAACTGAACCAGTACAATTAGAAAATCTCGGTAAAAATGGCGATTGTGATATTCTGTGGGACCCTAGTTCCAAAACCTTGCATGTTAAGGCTGGTGCAGATGGTAATCAACTTGCTAACAGTTTAGTAACTGGCTTAGATAGTAATTTGTATAATAATATCACTCATATTATGATTGATGATCCAATTGTTCTTCCAGAAAACAGCAATGGTATGTTTTCTGCTCCCATTTATGGTTTAAGTCAGTTAGAAGATATTAGTGGATTAAACCAAGTGGACACGAGTCAAGTAACTAGTATGTATGGAATGTTTTATATTGATAGTAAACTAACCAATCTAGATTTAAGCAGCTTTGATACTAGTCGGGTGACTAATATGTTAGCTATGTTTTCTAGTACTAACAGTCTAACTAACGTAGATTTAAGTAGTTTTAACACAAGTCAGGTAACTGATATGTCACTAATGTTTTATGATGCTACCAATTTAACCAGTTTAGATTTAAGCAACTTTGATACCAGTAGAGTAACGAATATGACGCGGATGTTTGGTGCTGATTCAAATTTGACTAATTTAGATTTAAGTAACTTTAACACGAGTCAAGTAACCGATATGTCGTACATGTTTGAAGGAGATAGTTTTATAACACTAGATTTGCGTAATTTTGATACCAGTCAAGCAACTGATATGTCTGGCATGTTTCGTGACATGCACAGTTTAACAAACCTAGACTTAAGTAATTTTGATACAAGTAAGGTACAACATTTTAGCTATATGTTTTCTGGACTCGGTTCTAAATATAAATTTGTATTTACATTACCAGCACAACATTTTGATAAAAATGCTTATTTTGATTACAATGGAATTAATATCCAAGCTGTTGATGCGGCTCATGGTGGTACTGTCGATCATCCAGTTGGTAAAAAGTATACGCTTGAGGAGCTACAAGGATTATACGCTTCTGCTAATCCACCTGCCGAAACCTATGTCATGGTAGGCGCGCATGATAACGAGCGTTACCTTGCTAGTGCCAAGCCTGGCAAACTAGTGGCAACTACTGGGCAAGATTTGGCTGCTACTAGCGATCAATACTTGCAATTCACTGATCAAGCAGATGGCTCAATTAAAACGGTATCGGATTTAAAGCAAGCCTATGATCTGATCAATAATGATCACAACGTTGTGACCGACGTTACTTGGAGTGGTAATGGCATTGACAAGACAGGGCACTTAACTGCGACTACGGGCACAGCTAACGCCACAGCAACAGTTACTTTTGGTGATGGCACCACAACGCAAATTCCGGTGTCTTTAACAATTGCTAATCCGAGTGCCAATTATCAAGTAACTGCAGCAACCGATGGTGTATTACAATTGCACGCCGCTGATGTCGGTGATGTGACAATTGCTAAGCAGCCCGAGTTTTACGATCCTGACGTGATTAACCAATTGGTATCCGTAACGACTGACGACACCAGTGTTAATGCCAGTGCTGTCATCGATCACTTGGAGTGGGTCAATAACGGGGAGCCGTCAACTGACTATCTCTCTGTCAGCAACAGTAATTTCGACTTGTACGACCAAGGTACTGTACGTGCGGTCTTTAAGAATGGGAAAAAGTCGCAGGCTTTCAAGATTAAGGTTAACGTGGTTGGCGCAACGCTGAAAGATGACGTCAACGTAGTCTTTAACTCCAGCCTCACACCAATTTCGGCGACTGACCACGTTGCTAATGGGGCAGACTACCTTGACCTTAGTCAAATTGACCAATATCCTGTAGAATATTACACTTGGTCTGATGAATCCGATCAAGATACCGCAGTTGAGGTCAACTATGGTAAGACTGGCGCTACTAAAACGGTCTACTTGATGGTGCATTACCAAGACGGCACTGAACAAGCAGTTCCTGTGACAGTAACTATTAAGAGCCAAGCAACTATTAATCAATATACACAGACTGCGCCGTTAACTGCTCATGTGATCAATGTCAATAACGGTGCCACCGCGAGTTTACCGCAAGTAACTGATCAGACCCAGTGGGGCAATTTCTTAGCTGGCGATTTAAGTGCAATTGCCAGTCTAACTTGGGCTGATCCAGCGGCCTTTAACCAAGCCCTAGCAAGTCGCGGTCAGCAACAAGCCGAGCTAGTAATTAAATTTAAGGATGAATCAACGCAAACCATGACAGTTAACTTACAAGTAACGGCACTTAATGCTCAAGTTGACCAACAAAAGACCTTTGATTTAAGCCAAACAACGATTGATCACACGCAGAATGATCCGACCGCTGCTGCTTATCTTGACCTTAGTGAATCCGACAAGCAAGCTATCACTGGCTATACTTGGTCAGGCGATGCGCAAGGCACTAGCGATCTCGAACTTACTGGAGCTGGCAGTCAACTTGCCTACCTGATCGTGCATTATCAAGACGGAACTGCCCAAGCTGTCGCAATGCCAGTGCTCGTTAAGCCGCAGAGTCTGCAATGGCAATTCCAGCAAACACAGACAATCAACGTGCCACTGAATTCCACGACAGAACCAGCAGCATTCGCCGATCCGAGCAGCTTCCTAGCCAATACCGAGACAATTGCCAAGATTAACTGGGCAACTGCTCCTGATACCAGCGTGCCTGGCGATACGACCGCCGCTGTCCAGCTGACCTTTAAGGACGGCTCAACCTTAATCCACTTAATCAGGATTAACGTTGCCTAG
- the asp2 gene encoding accessory Sec system protein Asp2 codes for MSKSKGRTTFLFHSGSQPLEDLADALTDCTYLWADPQNMQQHAQSPVFKREIFNSKYLFSYFYLDSTSPWLSKLELLNQLPAYRVFYSQDAVLSEQAQAILDFRGAFKIAPEDVAADINRYLFDTEVGYRATIDKITVSPDIQNQVSYYGNTCLQIDCNFADKWHYVGRLAYSVSVPERYATELKFDLRTTGSAQIKIEVQCFTVDGDKLLNKFVKSGADLIQDHGKIIIDGIDGDFYYSVYYYVCGQGSVLLGSMHQRRSRGRYGLFELGGTAVFDQNSLDGEIDYLFNPGNLKPPLTVYFGGYHSAEVFEGRGILHSKGVPYLLLNDNRGEGGTFFIGDQSLVSKIRTIITDCLDQLHFTVKDLVLTGMSMGTFASLYYGAQLNPGGIVLGKPLLNLGTIAENLRINRPDDFQCAADMVLMLEGSDSHEACQKVDKLMWQQLHNGTFTNTDFIISYMKNDDYDLLAYNQLREFLQKNYPTSYVLAKAYDGRHNDATAVMSDWFERHIYQLLQSKYGQKF; via the coding sequence ATGAGTAAAAGCAAAGGCCGCACAACCTTTTTGTTTCATAGTGGTAGTCAACCATTAGAGGATTTGGCTGATGCATTGACAGACTGCACTTATCTTTGGGCTGATCCGCAAAATATGCAGCAACATGCGCAATCACCGGTTTTTAAGCGAGAAATTTTTAATTCTAAATATTTGTTCTCTTACTTTTATCTTGATAGTACTTCTCCTTGGCTCAGTAAATTGGAGCTTTTGAATCAATTGCCTGCATATCGGGTATTCTATAGTCAAGATGCGGTGCTAAGCGAACAAGCACAAGCTATTTTGGATTTTCGTGGAGCCTTTAAAATCGCCCCTGAAGATGTAGCGGCAGACATTAATCGTTATCTTTTTGATACCGAAGTTGGTTATCGAGCAACGATTGATAAGATTACCGTGTCACCAGATATACAGAATCAAGTTAGTTATTATGGTAATACTTGTTTGCAGATCGATTGTAATTTTGCTGATAAATGGCATTATGTTGGCCGTTTGGCTTACAGTGTTAGTGTCCCTGAGCGTTATGCAACGGAGCTGAAGTTTGATTTAAGAACGACTGGTTCTGCGCAAATCAAAATTGAAGTTCAATGCTTTACGGTTGATGGTGATAAATTATTAAATAAGTTTGTTAAGAGTGGTGCAGATTTAATTCAAGATCATGGCAAGATTATCATTGATGGTATCGATGGTGATTTTTATTATAGTGTTTATTATTATGTCTGCGGACAAGGTAGTGTCTTACTCGGGTCAATGCATCAACGGCGCTCGCGAGGACGGTATGGCTTATTTGAGTTAGGTGGAACAGCAGTCTTTGATCAAAACTCACTTGATGGTGAAATTGATTACTTGTTTAATCCAGGGAACTTAAAGCCACCATTGACGGTCTATTTTGGTGGTTATCATAGCGCTGAGGTCTTTGAGGGGCGGGGGATACTACACTCTAAAGGTGTACCCTACTTATTGTTAAATGATAATCGCGGCGAAGGTGGGACTTTCTTTATCGGTGATCAAAGTTTAGTAAGTAAGATAAGAACCATTATCACTGATTGTTTAGACCAGTTGCATTTTACAGTTAAGGATTTGGTATTAACTGGGATGTCAATGGGAACATTTGCGTCGCTGTATTATGGTGCACAACTTAATCCGGGTGGTATTGTACTTGGTAAGCCACTATTAAATTTAGGGACGATTGCAGAGAATTTACGAATTAATCGACCGGATGATTTTCAATGTGCGGCTGATATGGTGTTGATGCTTGAAGGTAGTGATAGTCACGAGGCTTGTCAAAAGGTTGACAAGCTTATGTGGCAACAGCTACATAACGGAACCTTCACCAACACGGATTTTATTATTAGCTATATGAAAAATGATGATTATGATCTTTTGGCATATAACCAATTAAGAGAATTTTTGCAAAAGAATTATCCTACTTCCTATGTATTAGCTAAGGCATATGATGGTCGCCATAACGATGCCACAGCCGTGATGTCTGATTGGTTTGAACGGCACATTTATCAACTATTGCAAAGTAAATACGGACAGAAATTTTAA